GCGCCCTTGGGGGTACCAGTCTGGAAACCGTTCTTGAATCGTCGAGACACATCCTTGAGGTAGCGAGTGCGGCCAGTGCCGACCGTCTTTCTTCGCTTAGCCTTCTCAGACCAGTTGTCTGTTGATGCAGTTAGTAATGCTGTCCAAGAGCGTCGAGCACTCGATATCGGTTTCTCAACGCCATTTGTGAGAAGTTCACGTACACTTGCGGATCTTGGCAGCAGGGTAGCCGCAAGAAGAGCACTCATGCTTCTGAACGTGAAGAGAGCGGCGACCTATTTCAGATCCCATCAGTATTTCCGTCGACTTTGATGTTTCCAAGCCTCGCCGTTCAGACATCCCTCGATTCCCGCCATCGTTTAAATTCAGCGTCGGCTATATTTCGAATATCCGTTGCACATATCGAGGGCTGCCTAAACAGCGAGACAAGAGGGCATAAGAACTAACCGCATCGTCGGCACAAGGTGTGCGTCTTGTTGTGACGCTTACCGAAGCTGGAGGTACCCTTCGCTGTTGAGACGCATTAGCATAAACTCTTAGTTACTCTCGGGAGAAGCATCGTCTGCTGTTGTTTCGCGAGCAGCTGACGAGCGGCGACGTACTCATCTTGGCTGTGGTGTTTGGGCGGTTAGTTGAATGGCGATCGAGAATTCTTCAATTTAGGAGACCAATTTTGCCGGAGTGAATTTTTGGGAAGGAGCTGTGGGGGGTTGGATCATGTGATTTGTTTGCCCTAGATGGCAAG
The window above is part of the Fusarium musae strain F31 chromosome 6, whole genome shotgun sequence genome. Proteins encoded here:
- the RPL37 gene encoding 60S ribosomal protein L37 (EggNog:ENOG41); this encodes MSERRGLETSKSTEILMGSEIGRRSLHVQKHECSSCGYPAAKIRKYNWSEKAKRRKTVGTGRTRYLKDVSRRFKNGFQTGTPKGARGATAEKA